One Legionella lansingensis genomic region harbors:
- the dacB gene encoding D-alanyl-D-alanine carboxypeptidase/D-alanyl-D-alanine endopeptidase, with amino-acid sequence MLRYIFALIFTVCLLNQAICAQTLSEKIEALIEKELPHATIGILVKDAQTGETLYSKNKDKLFSPASNMKIFTAAAAFYQLSPNYHFLTTLAQKNHDFYITFSGSPSLTTVNLMDLLLNLKNKAKVITGNIILDISRFKPPYYASGTSYDDLGWYYSAPDTAAILDENSVDFDVISSKKLGELAQIIPKLPDPPLTIINQVITVSKEEEKNHCNLNVDIEANNTLRLFGCIAQEDQPKTMKLAVPDPVLMVRRLIKKALITHGVLLKGKIITGHAPLDAQPIVSFQSDDLIQLITHMLQESDNLYASSLSKQLAYEVTGDGSYKQSAFAIKKILTQHTHLDWSQVELADGIGTRYNLVTPEQMVVLLTDIYNDKNIQPVFLKALPQAGVSGTLKDRMKKTKLDKMVFAKTGTMHDISSLSGYIIYPNGKSLIFSIIINGVNAPINAARSLEERILLLLDSEQLALG; translated from the coding sequence ATGTTGCGTTATATTTTTGCATTGATCTTTACGGTGTGTCTCTTAAACCAAGCCATTTGTGCCCAAACGCTATCAGAGAAAATTGAAGCACTTATTGAAAAAGAGCTCCCGCATGCAACCATCGGGATCCTTGTTAAAGATGCTCAAACAGGGGAAACCTTATACAGTAAAAATAAAGATAAGTTGTTTTCTCCTGCCAGCAATATGAAAATATTTACTGCCGCAGCCGCATTCTATCAATTAAGCCCTAATTATCATTTTTTAACGACGCTTGCGCAAAAAAATCATGATTTCTACATCACATTCAGCGGCTCCCCTTCCTTGACAACAGTGAATCTGATGGATTTGTTGTTAAATTTAAAAAATAAAGCAAAGGTGATAACGGGAAATATCATCCTTGATATCTCGCGTTTTAAACCTCCTTATTATGCGTCAGGTACTTCCTATGACGATCTTGGATGGTATTACTCTGCCCCAGACACAGCAGCGATATTGGATGAAAACAGCGTGGATTTTGATGTCATTAGTTCAAAAAAGCTTGGGGAATTGGCGCAGATTATACCTAAGTTACCTGACCCCCCTTTAACGATTATTAATCAAGTAATTACAGTGAGTAAGGAAGAAGAAAAAAATCATTGTAATTTAAATGTTGACATTGAAGCCAATAACACCTTGCGACTATTTGGCTGTATAGCTCAAGAGGACCAACCAAAGACCATGAAACTAGCAGTACCCGATCCTGTTTTAATGGTAAGACGATTAATTAAAAAGGCTCTTATTACTCATGGGGTTTTGCTAAAAGGAAAAATAATCACTGGCCATGCTCCTCTTGATGCTCAACCCATTGTTAGTTTTCAATCTGATGATTTAATCCAATTAATCACTCATATGTTACAAGAGTCGGATAATTTATATGCAAGCAGTTTAAGCAAGCAGTTGGCTTATGAAGTAACAGGAGATGGTTCTTATAAACAAAGTGCTTTTGCCATTAAAAAAATATTAACCCAGCATACCCATCTTGATTGGTCTCAAGTTGAACTGGCAGATGGCATAGGCACTCGTTATAACTTAGTGACGCCTGAGCAAATGGTTGTACTTCTCACTGATATCTACAATGATAAGAATATACAACCCGTTTTTCTAAAGGCTTTGCCACAGGCGGGTGTATCAGGCACATTGAAAGACAGGATGAAAAAAACAAAATTAGATAAAATGGTATTTGCCAAAACTGGCACAATGCACGATATATCGTCTTTATCAGGTTACATCATCTATCCAAATGGCAAATCGCTTATTTTTTCCATTATTATCAATGGTGTAAATGCTCCTATAAATGCAGCCAGGTCCCTCGAAGAGAGAATATTACTTTTGCTTGATAGTGAACAGCTAGCGTTAGGATAG
- a CDS encoding C1 family peptidase has protein sequence MEMHHSFGWLPDYPDYRDLTPESTKVSETAHTNVAKSLKSMKLEGSNKVTLPTKQDLRPWCPPIEDQANLGSCTANAGVGLLEYFENRAFGLHHDASRLFLYKVTRNLLGWTGDTGAFLRTTMGAMRLFGIPPEKYLPYNANGSGSVNPDWDEEPSSFLYSYAKNYQAIRYFRLDIDVNKKELLTRIKRYLAGNYPSMFGFTVYSSIAQANDDGCIPFPSAMEKMEGGHAVVAIGYDDNKKITNKINGATTKGALLIRNSWGTEWGEEGYGWLPYDYVLQGLATDWWTLITSDWVNTNQFGF, from the coding sequence ATGGAAATGCATCATAGTTTTGGGTGGCTGCCGGATTATCCTGATTACCGGGATTTAACTCCTGAGTCTACAAAGGTATCTGAAACAGCGCACACAAACGTTGCCAAGAGTCTCAAAAGCATGAAGCTTGAAGGCTCAAACAAAGTAACCCTACCGACGAAGCAAGATCTGCGTCCGTGGTGTCCGCCCATTGAAGACCAAGCTAATTTGGGTTCGTGTACTGCAAATGCAGGCGTTGGTCTATTGGAGTATTTTGAAAACCGCGCGTTTGGTTTGCATCATGATGCCTCACGATTATTTTTATACAAAGTGACACGAAATTTGCTTGGTTGGACAGGTGATACTGGCGCATTTTTGCGAACAACCATGGGAGCAATGCGATTATTTGGAATACCCCCTGAAAAATACCTGCCATATAATGCTAATGGTTCAGGTTCCGTAAACCCCGACTGGGATGAGGAACCAAGTAGTTTTCTATATTCTTACGCCAAAAACTACCAAGCGATTCGCTATTTTCGGCTCGATATTGATGTGAACAAGAAGGAGTTGCTAACTCGTATTAAACGCTATTTGGCTGGTAATTATCCTTCCATGTTTGGATTTACTGTTTATAGCAGTATTGCACAAGCCAATGATGATGGTTGCATTCCCTTCCCTTCTGCCATGGAAAAAATGGAAGGTGGTCACGCCGTAGTCGCTATAGGTTACGATGATAACAAAAAAATCACCAACAAAATTAATGGCGCCACAACGAAGGGCGCATTATTGATTCGCAATTCCTGGGGAACGGAATGGGGTGAGGAGGGTTATGGTTGGCTACCTTACGACTATGTCCTGCAAGGACTCGCTACCGATTGGTGGACATTAATTACCAGTGATTGGGTTAATACGAATCAGTTTGGTTTTTAA
- a CDS encoding metallophosphoesterase family protein, translating into MSKNKSQLPQQQKMVAWYDPAQLCKTAIDVVISLVFGRHADYRLIEALSLPDSNTFYDYSHIEGQKEFWIDYVADLGDGWNSTYTIAYTIAQSHLTIQDEHGISHGTKRGSILIFGGDTVYPTASRSQYKKRLVVPYTTALRETTEPHPDLYVIPGNHDWYDSLVAFTRLFCAKRWFAGWCTKQDRSYFAIKLPYHWWLIGTDMQLSSDIDDMQIKFLKFIASRMDEQDKVILCTAEPEWIFAKFYGDVDPEYNENNLAFLEDTLFKDKVLIFLTGDLHHYRRHENPKGVQKIIAGGGGAFLHPTHGQDVSVLPGDFTLKKSFPDPATSKKLCWRNVGFLFLNPYFGIITGLFYVLTSWSVKTDLSGFGISDLGTVISRVINEALKTPMGLFWVVAVILGFIMFTDTHSRYYRIIAGSLHSITHLFAAFLLGWAAILFSSYLGFSYDSTPQLLLTGVLIFIGGWIIGSFIMGIYLLISLNVFGRHSNEAFSSLAIQDWKNFLRIKIEPTGVTIYPIGVRRVPRKWKMRDPNVTGPDLIPDDPKATTPELIEKPFKIHRHK; encoded by the coding sequence ATGTCCAAGAATAAATCACAGCTCCCTCAGCAGCAAAAAATGGTGGCTTGGTATGATCCTGCACAGCTTTGTAAAACCGCAATCGATGTTGTTATTTCATTGGTGTTTGGTAGGCATGCAGATTACCGTCTAATTGAAGCGCTTTCGCTACCTGATAGCAATACATTTTATGATTACTCACACATAGAAGGACAAAAAGAATTTTGGATAGATTATGTTGCTGATTTAGGTGATGGCTGGAATTCAACGTATACGATTGCCTACACCATTGCTCAATCTCATTTGACTATACAGGATGAACATGGAATCAGCCACGGGACGAAGCGTGGTTCAATCTTAATTTTTGGTGGTGATACTGTCTATCCGACAGCGAGTCGTAGTCAGTACAAAAAACGACTTGTTGTTCCGTACACGACAGCACTTCGTGAAACAACAGAACCGCATCCGGATCTCTATGTCATCCCCGGCAATCATGACTGGTATGATAGTCTTGTCGCTTTTACACGTTTATTTTGCGCAAAACGTTGGTTTGCTGGTTGGTGCACGAAACAGGATCGAAGTTATTTTGCCATAAAATTACCCTACCATTGGTGGCTCATTGGCACTGATATGCAACTGAGTTCAGATATCGATGATATGCAGATAAAATTTTTAAAATTTATTGCTTCACGAATGGATGAACAGGACAAGGTGATTCTCTGCACGGCTGAGCCTGAGTGGATTTTTGCGAAATTCTATGGTGACGTTGATCCAGAGTACAATGAAAATAATCTAGCCTTTCTAGAAGATACCTTATTTAAAGATAAAGTTCTCATTTTTCTTACCGGCGATTTGCATCATTATCGCAGACATGAAAATCCTAAGGGCGTACAAAAAATTATCGCAGGCGGTGGTGGGGCATTTCTTCATCCTACCCATGGTCAGGATGTATCCGTCTTGCCGGGCGATTTTACTCTGAAGAAAAGTTTTCCTGATCCAGCCACATCAAAAAAATTATGTTGGCGAAACGTTGGTTTTCTTTTCTTAAACCCCTATTTTGGGATCATAACGGGTCTATTTTACGTGCTCACAAGCTGGTCAGTAAAAACCGATTTAAGCGGTTTTGGCATAAGTGATTTGGGAACAGTTATCAGTAGGGTAATTAATGAAGCATTAAAAACACCCATGGGACTATTTTGGGTTGTTGCAGTTATTTTGGGTTTCATTATGTTTACTGATACGCATTCACGTTACTACCGTATTATTGCGGGCTCTCTCCACAGTATCACTCATTTGTTTGCCGCATTTCTTTTAGGATGGGCGGCTATTTTGTTCTCCAGTTATCTTGGCTTTTCATATGATTCTACACCCCAATTGCTGTTAACAGGGGTACTGATTTTTATAGGAGGGTGGATCATTGGATCCTTTATTATGGGTATCTATTTATTGATATCGTTGAATGTGTTTGGTCGCCATAGTAATGAGGCTTTTTCTTCTCTTGCCATTCAAGACTGGAAGAATTTTCTTAGAATAAAAATTGAACCCACGGGTGTGACCATTTATCCAATTGGGGTGCGAAGAGTGCCACGTAAATGGAAAATGCGAGATCCAAATGTCACGGGCCCTGACTTGATACCTGATGATCCGAAAGCAACCACCCCGGAACTTATCGAAAAGCCCTTTAAAATTCATAGGCATAAGTAG